A window from Pseudomonadota bacterium encodes these proteins:
- a CDS encoding ATP-binding protein → VYYVKDNGVGLSMDNAQKIVEVFEWLHNSDEFEGTGIGLAIVKRVINRHGGEVWAEAKVNAGATFYFTLPG, encoded by the coding sequence TGTTTATTATGTCAAAGACAACGGAGTGGGTCTTTCAATGGATAATGCCCAAAAGATAGTCGAGGTTTTTGAATGGCTTCACAACTCTGACGAGTTTGAAGGGACGGGTATTGGATTGGCAATTGTAAAACGTGTTATCAATCGACATGGCGGAGAGGTGTGGGCTGAGGCGAAGGTAAACGCCGGTGCAACGTTTTATTTCACATTGCCGGGATAA